In Suricata suricatta isolate VVHF042 chromosome 14, meerkat_22Aug2017_6uvM2_HiC, whole genome shotgun sequence, one DNA window encodes the following:
- the ANKRD29 gene encoding ankyrin repeat domain-containing protein 29 isoform X2 — translation MWTAGTVYGWIHWHGTTLLMVASYAGHIDCVRELVLQGADINLQRESGTTALFFAAQQGHNDVVRFLFEFGASTEFRTKDGGTALLAASQYGHMQVVETLLKHGANIHDQLYDGATALFLAAQGGYLDVIRLLLSSGAKVNQPRQDGTAPLWIASQMGHSEVVRVMLLRGADRDAARNDGTTALLKAANKGYNDVIKELLKFSPTLGILKNGTSALHAAVLSGNIKTVALLLEAGADPALRNKANELPAELTKNERILRLLRSKEGHRKS, via the exons ATGTGGACTGCAGGGACAGTGTACGGATGGATTCATTGG CATGGCACCACGCTGCTCATGGTGGCCTCCTATGCCGGCCACATAGACTGCGTGAGGGAACTGGTTCTACAAGGAGCAGACATCAATCTCCAGAGAGAG TCAGGTACAACTGCCCTGTTCTTTGCTGCCCAGCAAGGACATAATGATGTCGTGAGATTTCTCTTTGAATTTGGAGCATCCACTGAATTTAGGACCAAA GATGGGGGCACTGCCCTGCTGGCCGCCAGTCAGTATGGGCACATGCAGGTGGTTGAGACCCTGCTGAAGCACGGAGCCAATATCCACGACCAACTTTAC GATGGAGCCACGGCCCTCTTCCTAGCCGCCCAGGGTGGGTACTTGGATGTTATTCGATTACTGTTGTCTTCAGGAGCCAAAGTCAACCAGCCAAGGCAG GACGGGACGGCGCCGCTGTGGATCGCATCGCAGATGGGCCACAGCGAGGTGGTGAGGGTGATGCTGCTGCGCGGAGCCGACCGGGACGCCGCCCGCAAC GATGGTACGACAGCTTTGCTAAAAGCAGCCAACAAAGGGTATAACGATGTTATAAAGGAGTTGCTAAAATTCTCACCCACCCTTGGCATTCTGAAG AATGGGACCTCGGCCCTCCACGCGGCGGTGCTCAGCGGAAATATTAAAACAGTCGCACTACTTCTGGAAGCCGGGGCTGACCCAGCCCTGAGAAACAAG